A part of Nitrososphaerota archaeon genomic DNA contains:
- a CDS encoding DUF559 domain-containing protein, translating into MSKSKIFSNFVKDVMRRYVKAGKYTQEEKILEEILFKIGLEKDRDFFHNYRFRNDKKRGYFWVDFFLPKWHLIIEINGSIWHNFFKQAKIKDERRDKWFKRIGFNVLRIDSSKLKGEKERNEIEKIIKQIIKC; encoded by the coding sequence ATGAGTAAATCAAAAATATTTAGTAATTTTGTAAAAGATGTAATGAGAAGATATGTTAAAGCTGGAAAATATACTCAAGAAGAGAAAATTTTAGAAGAAATTTTATTTAAAATTGGTTTAGAGAAAGATAGAGATTTCTTTCATAATTATAGATTTAGAAATGATAAAAAGAGAGGATATTTTTGGGTTGATTTCTTTTTACCAAAATGGCATTTAATAATCGAAATAAATGGAAGTATTTGGCATAATTTCTTTAAACAAGCAAAGATTAAAGATGAAAGAAGAGATAAATGGTTCAAGAGAATTGGATTTAATGTTCTTAGAATTGATAGTAGTAAATTAAAAGGAGAGAAAGAAAGAAATGAAATAGAAAAAATAATTAAGCAAATTATAAAATGCTAA
- a CDS encoding DUF2099 family protein, translating to MKTMKGKEEIEKLLKEIEREYGKIPKDLHITRMHGSLIAISNGKIIKLTEPCLKYCPLAWELYDFSKGLKEGIKKGVEFKIENFGYFTCKRELCKESIAIPYGASEMMMYALMKRGIDATVTVCDGAGTVITDNPSLVQGIGARMNGLFYTSPINEIIRRIKEMHGYVVFPEKAKIDQIEGLKKAIELGYKRIAVTINGFAGEDLSEIKKIEKENNVLIFSLIVCTTGIEKERAEEISCYADLAWSCGSFFMREIVGRKARVQVATKIPVFILTEKGIDFLSFYSSENLKNFLQKDKKYLISGSHKLMKNYRRIKMGNFETYLGEIEELPIRVDNEPKPLAS from the coding sequence ATGAAAACCATGAAAGGGAAAGAGGAAATAGAAAAATTATTAAAAGAAATAGAAAGAGAATATGGAAAAATTCCAAAAGATTTACATATAACTAGAATGCATGGTTCTTTAATTGCAATTTCAAATGGAAAAATAATTAAATTAACAGAACCTTGTTTAAAATATTGCCCTCTTGCTTGGGAATTATACGATTTTAGTAAAGGCTTGAAAGAAGGGATAAAGAAAGGGGTTGAATTTAAAATAGAAAATTTTGGTTATTTTACTTGTAAAAGAGAATTATGTAAAGAAAGCATAGCAATACCTTATGGAGCCTCTGAAATGATGATGTATGCTTTAATGAAAAGAGGAATAGATGCAACAGTTACTGTTTGTGATGGTGCTGGAACTGTTATAACTGATAATCCTAGTTTAGTGCAAGGAATAGGAGCAAGAATGAATGGCCTTTTTTATACTTCACCAATAAATGAAATTATAAGAAGGATAAAAGAAATGCATGGTTATGTTGTTTTTCCAGAAAAAGCAAAAATAGATCAAATTGAAGGTTTAAAAAAAGCTATTGAATTAGGTTATAAAAGAATTGCTGTAACAATAAATGGATTTGCTGGTGAGGATTTAAGTGAAATTAAGAAAATAGAAAAAGAAAATAATGTTTTAATTTTTTCTTTAATTGTTTGTACTACTGGAATTGAAAAAGAAAGAGCTGAAGAAATATCATGTTACGCAGATTTAGCATGGAGTTGTGGTTCTTTTTTCATGCGTGAAATTGTTGGAAGAAAAGCAAGAGTACAAGTAGCAACTAAAATTCCTGTTTTTATTTTAACTGAAAAAGGAATAGATTTTTTATCATTCTATTCTTCTGAAAATTTAAAAAATTTTCTTCAAAAAGATAAAAAATATCTTATCTCTGGTTCTCATAAATTAATGAAAAATTATAGAAGAATAAAAATGGGAAATTTTGAAACTTACTTAGGTGAAATTGAAGAATTACCTATAAGAGTTGATAATGAGCCTAAACCTCTTGCTTCTTAA
- a CDS encoding serine hydroxymethyltransferase, protein MKEILEIAIELIEATKAHEHYRDIECINLIASEGIKSPAVKEMLKLSMDLESRYAEGENDIEGHVKVRYYQGQKYITKIENCAVDLIKNLFKCNWADVRLVSGTHANLATFKGLSLATGNKKMIAPPLSCGAHISHDYTGLAGRVLGLEVIDHAYDINEMNIDVDNSIQIIKAVKPGIVTLGGSLFLFPHPIKELKEITEKVGAYIVYDAAHVLGLIAGGEFQDPLKEGADFVTSSTHKTFPGPQGGLIIANAKDDKMKNAIRWVQYAIFPLSTSNTHLARLPALGIAALELKIFGKELAKQTVKNAQTAGQYLYEKGIKVLGEKKGFTMSHQIAIDVREYGGGKKIAQELEEANIIVNKNLLPYDDQNNRDNPSGIRIGFQDVTRRGFKESDIKYLCDLMISIIKGKREPKEIKEEVIAFKKQFNKIEYGFNSIEEAIKYLRINL, encoded by the coding sequence TTGAAAGAAATTTTAGAGATTGCTATTGAATTAATTGAAGCTACTAAAGCTCATGAACATTATCGAGATATAGAATGTATAAACCTTATAGCAAGTGAAGGAATTAAATCTCCAGCTGTTAAAGAAATGCTTAAGCTTTCTATGGATCTTGAAAGTAGATATGCTGAAGGAGAAAATGATATTGAAGGACATGTTAAAGTAAGATATTATCAAGGTCAAAAGTATATAACAAAAATTGAAAATTGTGCAGTAGATTTAATTAAAAATTTATTTAAATGCAATTGGGCTGATGTACGCTTAGTTTCAGGGACTCATGCAAATTTAGCAACTTTTAAAGGGCTTTCTTTAGCAACAGGAAATAAGAAAATGATTGCACCACCACTTAGTTGTGGAGCACATATATCTCATGATTATACTGGATTAGCAGGAAGAGTTTTAGGATTAGAAGTAATAGATCATGCTTATGATATAAATGAAATGAATATAGATGTTGATAATTCTATTCAAATAATAAAAGCAGTTAAACCTGGAATAGTTACTCTTGGTGGAAGTTTATTTCTCTTTCCACATCCAATTAAAGAATTGAAAGAAATTACTGAAAAAGTAGGTGCGTACATAGTTTATGATGCAGCTCATGTTTTAGGATTAATAGCTGGGGGAGAATTCCAAGACCCACTTAAGGAAGGAGCAGATTTTGTAACATCTTCAACTCATAAAACTTTTCCAGGCCCTCAAGGTGGCCTTATAATTGCGAATGCTAAAGATGATAAAATGAAAAATGCTATAAGGTGGGTTCAATATGCAATATTTCCATTAAGTACTTCTAATACACATTTAGCTAGGTTACCAGCTTTAGGAATTGCAGCTCTTGAATTAAAAATTTTTGGTAAAGAATTAGCTAAACAAACTGTTAAGAATGCTCAAACAGCTGGACAATACTTGTATGAAAAAGGAATTAAAGTTCTTGGTGAGAAAAAAGGTTTTACAATGTCTCATCAAATAGCTATAGATGTTAGAGAATATGGTGGTGGTAAAAAAATTGCTCAAGAATTAGAAGAAGCTAATATAATTGTAAATAAGAATTTATTACCATATGATGATCAAAATAATCGTGATAATCCATCTGGTATAAGAATTGGTTTTCAAGATGTAACACGTAGAGGATTTAAAGAAAGTGATATTAAATATCTTTGTGACTTAATGATAAGTATCATAAAAGGTAAACGTGAACCTAAAGAAATTAAAGAAGAAGTTATAGCTTTCAAGAAGCAATTTAATAAAATAGAATATGGGTTTAATAGTATTGAAGAAGCTATAAAATATTTAAGAATAAATCTTTAG
- a CDS encoding VTT domain-containing protein, which translates to MGKSLFLKAKAFIIAGIILALLILTLASWLSGANPEFLRRIKALIQNYGYFGIFISTIIAGSIIPFGSPIIVASAASFGLDILKLALISATGYTIGVLTSYIPAWFFGEYYVKKKVGEELFNKYVESWNKNGYKLCVLFSIIPGFPVDILALISGCFRTKAIFFIPICWCTLLIQFYICGYIGSFLGIRILPN; encoded by the coding sequence ATGGGAAAAAGCTTATTTTTAAAAGCAAAAGCTTTCATAATTGCAGGAATAATTTTAGCATTATTAATTTTAACTTTAGCTTCATGGTTAAGTGGAGCAAATCCAGAATTTTTAAGAAGAATAAAAGCATTAATCCAAAATTATGGTTATTTTGGTATTTTTATTTCAACAATAATAGCTGGAAGTATAATTCCATTTGGAAGCCCAATAATTGTTGCTTCAGCAGCAAGTTTTGGCTTAGATATTTTAAAATTAGCTTTAATATCTGCTACAGGATACACAATAGGAGTATTAACGAGCTATATTCCTGCTTGGTTTTTTGGAGAATATTATGTAAAAAAGAAAGTGGGTGAAGAATTGTTTAATAAATATGTTGAAAGCTGGAATAAAAATGGTTATAAATTATGTGTGTTATTTAGCATTATTCCTGGTTTTCCAGTTGACATATTAGCACTTATATCTGGTTGCTTTCGTACAAAAGCAATATTTTTTATTCCAATATGTTGGTGCACATTATTAATTCAATTTTATATATGCGGATATATTGGAAGCTTTTTAGGAATACGTATACTTCCTAATTAA